One window of Medicago truncatula cultivar Jemalong A17 chromosome 2, MtrunA17r5.0-ANR, whole genome shotgun sequence genomic DNA carries:
- the LOC112419260 gene encoding protein MAIN-LIKE 2-like codes for MLAHGKKMPKHEGAALLMTYLGVAQHEAEKICNQEYGGYISYPRLRDFYTSYLGRANVLAGTEDPEEVEELERVRTYCVRCYLLYLVGCLLFGDRSNKRIELIYLTTMADGYAGMRNYSWGAMTLAYLYGELADACRPGHRALGGSVTLLTAWFLAHFLGFFSVEARWKLQKGHGEGITYRSLLDRI; via the exons atgttggcccatgggaagaagatgcccaagcatgagggagcggcactgCTGATGACGTATCTTGGTGTGGCCCAACATGAGGCTGAGAAGATCTGCAACCAGGAGTACGGTGGATACATTAGCTACCCCAGACTGAGGGACTTCTATACCtcgtaccttggtagggccaacGTATTGGCGGGTACGGAGGATCCTGAGGAGGTTGAGGAGCTGGAGAGGGTCAGGACATACTGCGTCCGGTGTTACCTTCTGTACTTggtcggatgcttgttgtttggcgatagaagcaacaagcgcatcgagctgatatatttgacgaccatggcggacggctacgcagggatgcgtaattattcctggggagCTATGACCCTCGCCTACCTATACGGCGAGTTGGCGGATGCATGTAGGCCTGGACACAGAGCGCTTGGggggagcgtgacactgctcact gcatggtttttggcgcattttctAGGGTTTTTCAGTGTTGAAGCGAGGTGGAAGCTCCAGAAGGGTCATGGGGAGGGGAtcacgtatcggtcactgctCGATCGTATATAG
- the LOC11440814 gene encoding probable C-terminal domain small phosphatase: MVSKTKKKASTKSIKDINRRRWRRKTPIKNVVAASSAVLSSIHRRISKLLTKLGLTRLSSSNRKRNSYKILKKSAHFNFQQQDTVCKTLLFEDSVENSLLPPSISNRKTIFLDLDETLVHSKTSPPPEKFDFVVRPVIDGEPMDFYVRKRPGIDELLEALALKYEVVVFTAALKEYASLVVDRLDRNGFISHRLYRDSCRNVDGKLVKDLGFVGRDLKKVVIVDDNPVSFSNQPANAILIKPFVDDACDRELWKLRGFFDGCDCFDDMRDAVKHYAAEKERRSCSNMIKGVSGV, encoded by the coding sequence ATGGTTTCAAAGACAAAGAAGAAAGCCTCAACCAAATCAATCAAAGACATTAACCGCCGCCGTTGGCGTCGAAAAACTCCGATAAAGAACGTCGTCGCAGCTTCCTCCGCCGTTCTTTCTTCCATCCACCGCCGCATTTCAAAGCTTCTCACCAAACTGGGACTCACTCGTCTCAGTTCTTCAAATCGGAAACGAAACAGCTACAAAATCCTCAAGAAATCAGCACATTTCAACTTTCAACAACAAGACACCGTTTGCAAAACCCTGCTTTTCGAAGATAGCGTCGAAAATTCTCTTCTTCCACCTTCAATATCAAATCGGAAAaccatttttcttgatttagatGAAACTTTGGTTCATTCAAAAACTTCACCACCGCCGGAGAAATTCGATTTTGTTGTCCGGCCGGTGATTGACGGTGAACCGATGGATTTCTACGTGCGGAAGCGACCGGGGATTGACGAACTGTTGGAAGCGTTAGCGTTGAAATATGAGGTGGTGGTTTTTACAGCTGCGTTGAAGGAGTATGCGAGTTTGGTTGTGGACCGGCTGGACCGGAATGGGTTTATTTCGCATCGGCTTTATAGGGATTCGTGTAGGAATGTTGATGGGAAGCTTGTGAAAGATTTGGGTTTTGTGGGAAGAGATTTGAAGAaggttgttattgttgatgataatccAGTTTCGTTTTCGAATCAACCTGCAAATGCGATTTTGATTAAGCCTTTTGTTGATGATGCTTGTGATCGTGAGCTTTGGAAATTGAGAGGCTTTTTTGATGGGTGTGATTGTTTTGATGATATGAGAGATGCAGTTAAACACTATGCTGCTGAGAAAGAACGTCGCTCGTGTTCAAATATGATCAAAGGCGTGTCTGGTGTGTGA
- the LOC11446851 gene encoding pyridoxal 5'-phosphate synthase subunit PDX1.3 codes for MEGSGVVTVYGNGALTETTSTTTKSSPFSVKVGLAQMLRGGVIMDVVNAEQARIAEEAGACAVMALERVPADIRAQGGVARMSDPQLIKEIKAAVTIPVMAKARIGHFVEAQILESLGIDYVDESEVLTLADEDNHINKHNFRIPFVCGCRNLGEALRRIREGAAMIRTKGEAGTGNIIEAVRHVRSVLGDIRVLRNMDEDEVFTFAKKIGAPYDLVMQTKQLGRLPVVQFAAGGVATPADAALMMQLGCDGVFVGSGVFKSGDPAKRARAIVQAVTHYSDPEILAEVSCGLGEAMVGLNLTDHNVERFANRSE; via the coding sequence ATGGAAGGATCTGGAGTCGTAACCGTCTACGGCAACGGTGCACTCACTGAAAcaacctccaccaccaccaaatcCTCCCCATTCTCCGTCAAAGTCGGCCTCGCTCAAATGCTCCGCGGCGGCGTCATCATGGACGTCGTCAACGCCGAACAAGCTCGCATCGCTGAAGAAGCTGGTGCTTGCGCCGTCATGGCCTTGGAGCGTGTCCCCGCCGACATCCGTGCTCAAGGCGGTGTTGCTCGTATGTCCGACCCTCAACTCATCAAAGAAATCAAAGCCGCCGTCACCATCCCCGTCATGGCGAAAGCCCGTATCGGTCATTTCGTTGAAGCTCAGATCCTTGAATCTCTCGGAATCGATTACGTCGATGAGAGCGAAGTTCTTACCCTTGCTGATGAAGACAATCACATCAACAAACACAATTTCCGTATTCCTTTCGTTTGTGGCTGTCGTAACCTCGGTGAAGCTCTTCGCCGAATTCGCGAAGGTGCTGCGATGATTCGTACCAAAGGTGAAGCTGGAACTGGTAATATCATTGAAGCAGTTCGTCATGTGCGTTCTGTTTTGGGTGATATCAGGGTTTTGAGGAATATGGATGAAGATGAGGTTTTCACTTTTGCTAAGAAAATTGGTGCTCCTTATGATCTTGTTATGCAGACTAAGCAACTTGGAAGGCTGCCTGTTGTGCAGTTTGCTGCTGGTGGTGTGGCGACACCAGCGGATGCAGCTTTGATGATGCAGCTTGGGTGTGATGGTGTTTTTGTTGGTTCTGGTGTGTTTAAGAGTGGGGATCCGGCGAAAAGAGCGAGGGCGATTGTTCAAGCTGTTACTCATTACAGTGATCCAGAGATTTTGGCTGAGGTTAGTTGTGGATTGGGTGAAGCTATGGTTGGGCTTAATTTGACTGATCATAATGTTGAAAGGTTTGCTAATAGGTCTGAATGA